A DNA window from Helianthus annuus cultivar XRQ/B chromosome 15, HanXRQr2.0-SUNRISE, whole genome shotgun sequence contains the following coding sequences:
- the LOC110913354 gene encoding uncharacterized protein LOC110913354 encodes MATVKESYSQANGGYLWNFENQEFSVKNAKQTLGQNLDLNASSNTFCWNNWVQSKCTTFVWRAVDEKIPSLLALRNRGMNLPNVTCKTCGAADESAHHILIECNFAKRVWEMISSWLRIPVVNPELNLKDMLAELLEVQRCRIIRKLIHAVAIQTLWSLWKSRNEKVFFR; translated from the coding sequence ATGGCTACTGTGAAAGAAAGTTACAGTCAAGCAAATGGTGGGTATCTATGGAATTTTGAGAATCAAGAGTTCAGCGTAAAAAATGCTAAACAAACTCTTGGACAAAATTTGGACCTGAATGCGTCATCCAATACGTTCTGTTGGAATAATTGGGTGCAAAGCAAGTGTACTACTTTTGTTTGGAGAGCGGTAGACGAGAAAATTCCGTCGCTGTTAGCATTACGGAACAGAGGTATGAACCTCCCAAATGTGACATGTAAAACATGTGGTGCGGCAGATGAATCGGCTCATCATATACTAATTGAATGCAACTTCGCTAAAAGGGTTTGGGAAATGATCTCGTCATGGTTAAGAATTCCAGTGGTGAACCCGGAACTGAACCTCAAGGATATGCTTGCTGAATTACTCGAAGTTCAAAGATGTCGGATCATCAGGAAGCTTATTCATGCTGTAGCAATACAGACACTGTGGTCACTATGGAAAtcaagaaacgaaaaggtttttTTCCGGTAG
- the LOC110910878 gene encoding cysteine-rich receptor-like protein kinase 15, translated as MLMVTKKPNLFFIVIILNIFVLSVSQDITCNDNANFTLNGTYQSNLDNALSSLTSDTSISYGFYSQSVGQAPDQANVIGLCRGDVEPADCRRCINEASARIRDTCPNQKGAIGWVGNCMLRYSNVTILGTDPDTRVARISSNPNNASNVDQFNQGLNRLLNQLRNDASSGGSLRKYAANSTDGPGFTTIYGYMQCTPDLSEIQCYNCLDSAVRFIPEGRRGASIYYPSCIFRYEDYRFLNATVDLAPPSPPPTQSSPPPPPPLSPSGSSSNTAVIVVIVVVASLSLVIFVVIFVCVFMRRKGKQEARPQENLVYEGGDTNEISTAESLQYSFGIIKAATNDFSENNKLGQGGFGLVYKGKLQDGQEIAVKRLSRDSGQGEQEFKNEVLLLARLQHRNLVRLLGFSLEGSERLLMYEFVQNASLDKFIFDPTKRVVLDWERRYKILGGVAKGLLYLHEDSRLKIIHRDLKASNILLDSQMIPKIADFGMARLFTPEETQANTSRIVGTYGYMAPEYAMHGQFSVKSDVFSFGVLVLEIVTGQKNHTFQNGVVIEDLLSHAWKSWRDGTASSLIDPVLRDGSNSLRDMIRCIHIGLLCVQEDLNERPTMASVVLMLGSLSLTLPVPSEPAFFVHTNTNTNPEKPLFEEYTSSTSHPNQLKSKSRSSQRSVASDISRNDLHSR; from the exons ATGTTGATGGTAACCAAAAAACCGAATCTATTTTTCATCGTAATCATCCTAAACATATTCGTCCTTTCAGTGTCTCAAGATATCACTTGCAATGACAACGCGAATTTCACCTTAAACGGCACGTACCAAAGTAATCTTGATAATGCTTTGTCGTCCTTGACATCTGATACCAGCATCAGTTACGGGTTCTACAGCCAGTCTGTTGGTCAAGCCCCCGATCAAGCCAACGTGATCGGGCTATGTAGAGGCGACGTTGAGCCAGCCGATTGTCGGAGGTGCATAAATGAAGCTAGTGCAAGAATACGAGATACTTGCCCAAACCAAAAGGGTGCAATTGGTTGGGTTGGTAACTGTATGTTAAGGTACTCTAATGTGACCATTTTGGGAACTGATCCAGACACTCGCGTTGCACGGATCTCGTCTAACCCTAATAACGCGTCCAACGTGGACCAGTTTAACCAAGGACTCAACAGGCTGTTGAATCAACTTAGAAACGATGCTTCAAGTGGCGGATCTCTTCGTAAATACGCAGCTAACAGCACGGATGGACCGGGGTTTACGACCATTTACGGGTACATGCAGTGCACACCGGATTTATCAGAAATTCAGTGTTATAATTGCTTGGATAGTGCAGTTAGGTTTATTCCAGAAGGTCGACGTGGAGCAAGCATTTACTATCCTAGTTGCATTTTTAGATATGAAGATTACAGATTTCTTAATGCTACGGTGGATCTTgcaccaccatcgccaccaccaACACAGtcatctccaccaccaccacctccactgTCACCTTCAG GCAGCAGTAGTAACACTGCAGTTATTGTAGTCATCGTCGTAGTTGCAAGCCTAAGTCTTGTGATATTTGTGGTGATTTTCGTTTGTGTCTTCATGAGAAGAAAAGGAAAGCAGGAAGCACGACCACAGGAGAATTTAG TTTATGAGGGGGGAGACACCAACGAAATTAGTACAGCTGAATCGTTGCAATATAGCTTCGGTATAATTAAAGCAGCAACAAATGATTTCTCAGAGAACAATAAGCTCGGTCAAGGTGGCTTTGGTTTGGTTTATAAG GGTAAGTTACAAGACGGACAAGAAATAGCTGTGAAGAGGTTGTCTAGGGATTCGGGGCAAGGGGAACAAGAATTTAAGAATGAGGTTTTGTTACTTGCGAGGCTGCAACATCGAAACTTGGTTCGGCTTCTAGGATTTAGCCTAGAAGGGTCCGAACGACTTTTGAtgtatgagtttgtacaaaatgCAAGTCTAGATAAATTTATATTCG ATCCAACAAAGCGTGTGGTTCTTGATTGGGAAAGAAGATACAAAATTTTAGGAGGTGTTGCGAAGGGCCTTTTGTATCTACACGAGGATTCACGACTAAAGATAATTCATCGAGACCTAAAAGCTAGTAACATTTTGTTGGATTCCCAAATGATTCCGAAAATCGCAGATTTTGGTATGGCAAGGTTGTTCACACCCGAAGAAACCCAAGCTAACACTAGTCGAATCGTTGGAACATA TGGATACATGGCACCTGAGTACGCAATGCACGGTCAGTTTTCAGTAAAATCAGACGTGTTCAGTTTTGGTGTATTGGTACTTGAAATTGTAACTGGGCAGAAGAACCACACTTTCCAGAACGGGGTGGTGATTGAAGATCTTCTTAGTCAT GCATGGAAAAGCTGGAGAGATGGGACAGCCTCAAGTTTAATTGATCCTGTATTGAGAGACGGATCCAATTCTCTACGTGATATGATTCGATGCATCCATATTGGTCTATTATGTGTTCAAGAAGATTTAAATGAGAGACCAACTATGGCCTCAGTTGTTCTCATGCTTGGTAGCTTATCTCTAACCCTCCCGGTCCCTTCAGAGCCTGCCTTTTTTGTgcacacgaacacgaacacgaatcCTGAAAAACCCTTGTTCGAAGAGTACACTTCAAGTACTAGTCATCCTAATCAGTTGAAAAGTAAATCAAGATCTTCACAACGGTCTGTAGCAAGTGATATTTCTAGGAACGACCTACACTCTCGATAG